ATCGGTGGTGCCCTGGCTGTCTTTGGGTTGGCCCCCAGAATTTTGCGGTTCACCAATGCCTATGCGGCGGATCCGGCGAATCCTGCCATTAACCGAGCCATGATTGAAATTTTTGTGGGTCGTGATGCAACGCCCTAAAGCTTCAGCATCTGTGAGCCCCTTGAATACCCCATTCTGTGAGAGGACTTGACTATGCCCATTACTCCCACCTATCCCGGTGTTTATATTGAGGAGATTCCCAGTGGTGTGCGGACCATTACGGGGGTAGCCACCTCGATTACGGCGTTTATTGGCCGCACCCGGCGTGGTCCGGTGGATGAGCCCATTACCCTCAACAGCTACAGCGACTTTGAACGGGTGTTTGGCGGGCTATGGCTGCAGAGCACCGTTAGTTTTGCGATACGAGACTTTTACTTAAATGGGGGCTCTCAAGCCATCGTGGTGCGCCTCCAGGAAGGGGGAGCAACGGCTCAGTTGACGGTACCCAGGGCGACGGCCCCAAGCACCCTGGCACTAGTGGCGGCTAACGAAGGCGCCTGGGGCGATAATCTACGGGGGCGAGTTGATCATGACGTTTCGGCGGACATGGCGACCCTATTGGGGGTGGCGGAGACTGACCTGTTCAACTTGACGGTGCTTGATGTACAAACCGGAGCCCTGGAAGAGTTTCGTAATCTGACGGTGGTGGATAGTCCGCGTCGGGTCGATCAGGTGCTGGCGGATCGCTCTAGTTTGGTGCGGGTGGCTAGTTTGCCGGTGCCTGCCACTCGACCCGATGCCAATGATGCCGACCTGTTGGCAGATGCTGGCAATCCAGACCCTGCGATCGCAACGCCTGCCCTAGAAGAGCTGCAGAAGCCGCCCTTTAGCAGCGACATTCGCTCCAATGGCGTGGCCCCAGGTGATGAGGGGGACGATGGCGCCCCCCTGTCAGAACCTAACTTCATCGGCCCCGGCAAAGCCACTGCCAAAGAGGGGCTCTACGCCCTGCTGAAGACGGATCTGTTTAACCTCCTCTGTCTACCCCCCTACTCACCGATTACAGACATTGACTCTGGGTTAATCACGGCGGCGGCCAGCTTCTGTGAAGAACAGCGGGCCATGCTGATTCTAGATCCCCCGGCAGACTGGAGCAGCAAGGAAGACGCCAAGGCCGGCATTAACGCCGGGGTAGGCACCACCAGCCGCAATGCGGCGATTTTCTTCCCCCGGTTGCGGCAGCCCCATCCCCTGCGCAGTAACCAAGTAGACTCCTTTGTGCCCTGCGGTGCCATCGCCGGCATTTTCGCCCGCACCGATGCCCAGCGAGGCGTGTGGAAAGCCCCAGCCGGGTTGGAGGCCACCCTGAATGGGGTGCCTGATTTGAGTGTGAAGCTGACGGATGCCGAGAACGGTGAACTCAACCCCTTAGGGGTGAACTGTCTGCGGTCGTTCCCGGGGGTGGGGCGAGTGGTGTGGGGATCGCGCACCCTGCAGGGGGCCGATCGGCTGGCCTCCGAGTGGAAATATATTCCGGTGCGTCGCCTGACCTTGTTCCTAGAAGAGAGCCTCTATCGCGGCACCCAGTGGGTGGTGTTTGAGCCCAATGATGAGCCGCTGTGGGCGCAGATTCGCCTGAATGTGGGGGCCTTTATGAATAATTTGTTCCGGCAGGGGGCGTTTCAGGGAACCACGCCCAGGGAGGCTTACTTCGTCAAATGTGATAGCGAAACCACGACCCAAAACGATATTGATCGCGGCATCGTCAATATCATCGTGGGATTTGCCCCCTTGAAACCGGCCGAGTTCGTGATTATCAAGTTCCAGCAAATTGCCGGCGAGATTGCCACCTAAGGGAGACGGTGAAATGGCTCAATTTAGCGTCAACGCGCAACGGTTTGACCCCTACAAGAATTTCAAATTTCGGGTCAAGTGGGATGGTCGCTATGTGGCGGGCATTAGCAAAGTCGGTGCCCTCAAACGCACCACCGAGGTGGTAGAGCATCGGGAAGGGGGCGACCCCAGCACCTCGCGCTATTCCCCCGGTCGCTCCAAGTTTGAGCCGATCATGTTGGAGCGGGGGGTGACCCACGACAGCGAGTTTGAGCAGTGGGCCAATAAGGTCTGGAATTATGGATCGGGGTTAGGGGCCGAAGTCTCGCTGCAGGACTTTCGCAAAGACATCATTCTCGAGGTGATGAATGAAGCGGGACAGGTGGCCATTGCCTACCGCGTCTACCGGTGTTGGGTGTCCGAGTTTACCGCTATGCCGGAACTCGATGCCAACGCCAATGCCATTGCCATTCAAAGCATTCAATTGCAAAACGAAGGATGGGAGCGGGATTACGATGTCACAGAACCTACGGAGCCCAGCTTCAGCGAGCCCGAAGCTTAGGCCATCGTCGGGATTTCCAGCGGTTTCTGAACGACTACTGGAGGCGTTTGGCCTGCAACCGCCGTTGGGATTACGGCCCTATGGCCTAGCGGTTGAGGACCTCGACATCGAGTTTAGTCAACCGCTGCGGCCCCAATTAGAGATCGACGTATTGGCAGCCTGCACCCGAGACGCTCAGGGCAGCGATATAGATCCAGAGTTTTTCTGGCATTTGGGGGTGAGCCAACGCACGGCGGCCTTACTGAAGCTGGTGGCGCTGGAGGTGGGGCCAACCTTGACCATGACCGTGACCTGCCCCCAGGAGTCTTGTCAGCAGACGATGGAGGTTGCGATCGCATTGGCGGCCCTAGAGCAGCTCCAGGCCAATGCCAGCCAAGACATGACCACCGTCTCCCTGGGCCAACAGCAGTTGCGGCTACGGCGACCCACTGGCCAAGACCAGTTGGCCTGGCTCACCCAGGCCAGCCAGGGGCAGCCCCCGGCACCAGAAACCATGGTGTACGCCCTACTAGTCGACCCGCCGGCCGAGACAGAGTTGCCCCCGGCCTGGCCTGATCTCGATCAAGCCCTAGACCAATTGGATCCCCTGGTGAATTTTAGTTTGGCGGTCACCTGCCCCCACTGTGGCCAGTCGGCCCAACCGGCTATCGATCTGGGAGCCTGGGCCTTGCAAGCCCTGCAGCGAGTGCAGCAGCGGTTAATCGAAACGGTGCATCACCTGGCCTGCCACTACCACTGGAGCGAGGCTACTATTCTGGCCCTACCAGCCTGGCGCCGCCATCGCTACCTGACCCTGATCGATCGGGAGCCTGTCTACTGATGAGTTACTTGAGGCCGGCCTACGCCAGCAAACCGGATTGATCCCTGGGGCAGCTTCCCCGGCCCTGGCCATGTCCTGGGGCCAGTCCCCCCAGCCCCCGCCGACTGAGCTGCCCCTGAGCGAGGCACGTACCACCCCATTTCCGGCAGCCCAGAGCCCATCTGTAGACCAGACTATAGACGAGACCGTGTCTCCCGAGACTCTAACGCCACGGCCAGTGGCCCCACCGCCGGCACCACTGCCCCCAGCCAGCCAGCCTGTGCAACCACCCCTGCCAGACATCACCAACTCTGAGACGGCCCAGCCGCCTAGACCGGCTCGAGCCGGAAGCATCCCCGCCTTTGTCAGTCCCAGGCCCGAGCCCATTGGCGTCTAGGAAAACCGATAGTCCCAAACAGCCCTCAGCTGACGGCGTGGATGCCTTGCCGTCCAGCTCGCCCCAGCCCCCACCCCCTGAGGCACCCCAGCACCAGTCCCACTGCCGCGGGCATCCATCGAGCCATCTGAAGGCTGAGGCGACGGCGCCGACAGCGGTATCCCCGCCAGCCGATCCGCCGCCGTCATCCCCCGATTGGCCAATCTTTCAGACGGTACGGGCCTGGGTGGCAGCCTCACCGGAGCAGAGGGCTGTTGCCGGAGAAGACACCCCAGTCCACCAAGTCGTCCCGGCAACAGCCGCTAATTCTCCGCCACCGGCTGCGGTTACCGCGGATGACTCCCCGGAACCATGGCTTCTAGGGCAGGACGCCACCCGCCTGCAGCCATCTGCTTCTGCCGTTGCCGAACCGACTACCGTGATCTCGATTGGGTCGATTCAGGTCATGGTAGAGGGGCCGTCGCCGCCACCGGTGCCCTCGCCCCCACCGCCGCGCCCATCAGGGACCCCGTCGCCTGTCCGCCTCAGTCGCCATTATCTGCGTCTCCGCTAGAGAATTCTATGGCCTTCGTCGAGACTGGAAACGCCATTGGTGCCGTCACCCAGCTGTTGCGGGAGCACCTACTGCCGCCGACGGTGCCGGAAGCCGATATCACCGTGGGCCGGCCTGAGGCTGCTGCTACCTCGTCCCAAAACCCCAAACTCAACCTATTTCTCTACGAGATCCAGTTCGACCCCAGCCTGCGCAATCACGCCCTAGACAAAGGCCAACCCTTTCCCCTCTGGTTAGTGCTGAAATATCTGCTCACCGCCTTCGATACCAGTGGCGACAGCGATAGTATTTCGGCCCACGGACTGTTGGGAGAGGGGATGCGGGCCTTGCAAGAATTAGGCCTTTCTCCCCCTTAATTGGCTCCACCAGCCCCCCTCAACACCCGTGCCGCCCTGCAAGATAACCCCGAACCCCTCAAAATCACCTTCGATCAGACATCGTCAGATCTGCTCTCTAGGGTGATGCAGGGCTCGGAGGAAAAGTATCGCTGCTCCATCGGGTTTGAGGTGCGCCCGGTGATGATTACCACCCGCCAGCCCTCCTTCCTATTCCTTGTTGGTGGGGCATCGACTATACCACCGACACCATTATCGGTGAGGCGGGCATCAGCATTCCCGTGTTGCCTGCCATGGGGGGCCGATGCTGCGGGATTTATCTCCCCCTAGGGTGACGCCGATTAATCCCGATGTGCCCACAGCTGTTATCCCAACGGTCACCCTGCGGGGGCAAAACCTGGCCCTGACCGATCTCTCGGTGCGCCTGGGGGCCGCTAGAGTTGGCCATGGTGGCCCAGTCTCCTGGCGAAATTCAGGTTGCCGTTAACGGCGATATCCCCAATGGGGAGAGGTGATTTCAGCCGGCAGTCACCCCCTGTGTGTGGTGCAAGCATTGCCGGACGATCACCGAGCGCAGTAGTAATCTACTGGTGCTCAATCTGCTGCCTCTGTTAACCAGTGCTGAGTACAGTGTCAGCCCCGACCCCGAGTTACAGGGGGTGCTGACCCTGAACGGTCGATTATTGGGCACGACGGCAGACGATATTTTTGTCGCCCTCTACCGGGAAGGTGACACGATCCAGGTGTTTGATGCCGTGGAGCCGGTGGTGCCGCTGGCGATTCCGCAAACCCAACTGCGGCTACCGATTCGTCCTGCTGACCCGGTGCCGCTGGATGGCGATCGCATCATCCTGCGGGTCAATGGCCAGCAAGCCCATAATAGCCCCTTGGTGACCCTGCTATGACTACCCTGAGTCAGCCCATTACCTTCTCTCCTGGCCTGCAGGCCGCCGATGCCAGTGCCAATGCCTGGCTGCGACAGGTGACTC
This portion of the Halomicronema hongdechloris C2206 genome encodes:
- a CDS encoding phage tail sheath family protein; this translates as MPITPTYPGVYIEEIPSGVRTITGVATSITAFIGRTRRGPVDEPITLNSYSDFERVFGGLWLQSTVSFAIRDFYLNGGSQAIVVRLQEGGATAQLTVPRATAPSTLALVAANEGAWGDNLRGRVDHDVSADMATLLGVAETDLFNLTVLDVQTGALEEFRNLTVVDSPRRVDQVLADRSSLVRVASLPVPATRPDANDADLLADAGNPDPAIATPALEELQKPPFSSDIRSNGVAPGDEGDDGAPLSEPNFIGPGKATAKEGLYALLKTDLFNLLCLPPYSPITDIDSGLITAAASFCEEQRAMLILDPPADWSSKEDAKAGINAGVGTTSRNAAIFFPRLRQPHPLRSNQVDSFVPCGAIAGIFARTDAQRGVWKAPAGLEATLNGVPDLSVKLTDAENGELNPLGVNCLRSFPGVGRVVWGSRTLQGADRLASEWKYIPVRRLTLFLEESLYRGTQWVVFEPNDEPLWAQIRLNVGAFMNNLFRQGAFQGTTPREAYFVKCDSETTTQNDIDRGIVNIIVGFAPLKPAEFVIIKFQQIAGEIAT
- a CDS encoding phage tail protein, with the translated sequence MAQFSVNAQRFDPYKNFKFRVKWDGRYVAGISKVGALKRTTEVVEHREGGDPSTSRYSPGRSKFEPIMLERGVTHDSEFEQWANKVWNYGSGLGAEVSLQDFRKDIILEVMNEAGQVAIAYRVYRCWVSEFTAMPELDANANAIAIQSIQLQNEGWERDYDVTEPTEPSFSEPEA
- a CDS encoding Pvc16 family protein, translated to MAFVETGNAIGAVTQLLREHLLPPTVPEADITVGRPEAAATSSQNPKLNLFLYEIQFDPSLRNHALDKGQPFPLWLVLKYLLTAFDTSGDSDSISAHGLLGEGMRALQELGLSPP